ACGATTTATCGTTAACACCGAATTTAGTTGAACATATTGAAAAAGAAAAAGATAAACTTATAGATAAATCGACGAATGAAAAGTTGTTACAACGTATTCAAACTCTAAAAGACGTGATTGAACAACACTATGACTCTCTTGGAGAAGTAACTGAAACTAAACATGAAGAGACACTCATCGATATTAACGAATCTCGTATGTTAAAAGAAGTCGATTATTTACAACGAAAATATCAATACGATGTCAAACGACAAGTGAGAAATAAACTCAATCAATTAGATGAACTTCTAATGTTATTACTTCCGAAAAATGCACTGCAAGAGCGTACGTTCCACCCAACAGTATTTTCAAATGCGTTCATTGATTTTACACCATTAACTTATACGGATCAGTTAATCATTATTATAGACTAACCCTTAAAAACGGCTCAAAAAGTTGAGCCGTTCTTTTTTTGCAATTTTTTTAAGAAGAAAGTGGTGGAAAGTGGTAGAATATGGTAAATTATTAATATAGTAGGTGGGAGGAGGTAGTTTGGGTGTTTATTGGCGAGTATCATCATAATTTAGACGCTAAAGGACGCATGATCGTCCCGAGTAAATTTCGAGATGAATTACAAGCGCAATTTGTCATTACTCGCGGATTAGATAAATGCTTATTTTGTTATACAGTCGACGATTTTAAAGCGATTGAACAAAAGACAAAACAACTACCACTCACAAAACGTGATGCAAGACGTTTTACACGACTATTCTTTTCTGGCGCAGCGATTGTTGACGTCGATAAGCAAGGACGTGTAAACATCCCACAACATTTAAGAGACTACGCAGATTTAAGTAAATCGTGCACAGTCATCGGTGTTTCAGATCGTGTGGAGATTTGGGATACAGACAGCTGGAACGATTTTTACAGTGATTCAGCAGATAACTTTGAAATGATTGCAGAAGATTTGATTGATTTTGATTTATAAGAGGGTGACAAAATGTTTAAACATGACACAGTATTACTAAAAGAGACAATTGATGGTTTAAACATTAAACCTGAAGGCATCTATGTAGACGCT
Above is a genomic segment from Nosocomiicoccus massiliensis containing:
- the mraZ gene encoding division/cell wall cluster transcriptional repressor MraZ; the protein is MFIGEYHHNLDAKGRMIVPSKFRDELQAQFVITRGLDKCLFCYTVDDFKAIEQKTKQLPLTKRDARRFTRLFFSGAAIVDVDKQGRVNIPQHLRDYADLSKSCTVIGVSDRVEIWDTDSWNDFYSDSADNFEMIAEDLIDFDL